Proteins encoded by one window of Channa argus isolate prfri chromosome 1, Channa argus male v1.0, whole genome shotgun sequence:
- the tra2a gene encoding transformer-2 protein homolog alpha isoform X3, translating into MFLYKEINVHLRVFNMLVWQQGSRSPSKSDRGSPARAKSESRSGSPSPSQASKPSESRSRSRSKSRKSRSRSYSPEYRRRRSQSTSPMSNRRRHAGSRSHDFTKEGYSHGGDADVRANPDPSTCLGVFGLSLYTTERDLREVFSRYGPLAGVNVVYDQRTGRSRGFAFVYFERLEDSKEAMERVNGMELDGRRIRVDYSITKRPHTPTPGIYMGRPTHNGGGGGGGGGGGSSSSRRGRDSYYDRSYDRYDRYDEYDYRYSRRRSPSPYYSRYRSRSRSRSYSPRRY; encoded by the exons atgtttttgtataaagaaataaatgtccATTTGAGAGTTTTTAACATGCTGGTTTGGCAACAGGGTTCACGCTCCCCGTCTAAATCGGATCGTGGGAGTCCAGCTCGGGCCAAGTCGGAGAGTAGGTCTGGCTCCCCTAGCCCATCACAGGCCTCCAAACCCTCAGAGTCCAGATCACGCTCTCGATCAAAATCAAG GAAGTCCCGCTCGCGTTCCTACAGCCCTGAATATCGCCGCAGGAGGAGCCAAAGTACTTCCCCTATGTCAAACCGGCGGCGCCACGCTGGTAGCAGG AGCCATGACTTCACAAAAGAAGGATACAGTCATGGTGGTGATGCTGATGTTAGG GCAAACCCTGACCCCAGCACATGTTTGGGAGTGTTTGGCTTGAGCCTGTACACGACTGAGCGTGACCTGAGGGAGGTGTTCTCTCGCTATGGTCCTCTGGCTGGGGTCAATGTAGTGTACGACCAGCGCACGGGGCGCTCTCGTGGCTTTGCCTTCGTTTATTTTGAGAGACTTGAGGACTCTAAGGAG GCAATGGAGCGGGTCAATGGCATGGAACTGGATGGAAGGCGTATCAGAGTAGATTATTCCATTACTAAGCGTCCCCATACCCCAACACCCGGAATCTACATGGGCCGACCAACTCA cAACggtggagggggtgggggtggcggcggtggtggcagcagcagcagcaggagggggAGAGACTCATATTATGACCGCAGCTATGACCGCTACGACAGATATGATGAGTACGACTATAGGTATAG TCGTAGACGCTCTCCATCACCTTACTACAGTCGATACAGGTCTCGCTCACGGTCTCGCTCATACAGCCCAC gACGATACTAA
- the tra2a gene encoding transformer-2 protein homolog alpha isoform X4: MFLYKEINVHLRVFNMLVWQQGSRSPSKSDRGSPARAKSESRSGSPSPSQASKPSESRSRSRSKSRSRSRRRSNRRYSRSRSRSYSHRRKSRSRSYSPEYRRRRSQSTSPMSNRRRHAGSRSHDFTKEGYSHGGDADVRAMERVNGMELDGRRIRVDYSITKRPHTPTPGIYMGRPTHNGGGGGGGGGGGSSSSRRGRDSYYDRSYDRYDRYDEYDYRYSRRRSPSPYYSRYRSRSRSRSYSPRRY; the protein is encoded by the exons atgtttttgtataaagaaataaatgtccATTTGAGAGTTTTTAACATGCTGGTTTGGCAACAGGGTTCACGCTCCCCGTCTAAATCGGATCGTGGGAGTCCAGCTCGGGCCAAGTCGGAGAGTAGGTCTGGCTCCCCTAGCCCATCACAGGCCTCCAAACCCTCAGAGTCCAGATCACGCTCTCGATCAAAATCAAG GTCCCGCTCTAGGCGGCGCTCAAATCGCCGGTACAGCCGCTCACGCTCTCGGTCCTATTCCCACCGCAGGAAGTCCCGCTCGCGTTCCTACAGCCCTGAATATCGCCGCAGGAGGAGCCAAAGTACTTCCCCTATGTCAAACCGGCGGCGCCACGCTGGTAGCAGG AGCCATGACTTCACAAAAGAAGGATACAGTCATGGTGGTGATGCTGATGTTAGG GCAATGGAGCGGGTCAATGGCATGGAACTGGATGGAAGGCGTATCAGAGTAGATTATTCCATTACTAAGCGTCCCCATACCCCAACACCCGGAATCTACATGGGCCGACCAACTCA cAACggtggagggggtgggggtggcggcggtggtggcagcagcagcagcaggagggggAGAGACTCATATTATGACCGCAGCTATGACCGCTACGACAGATATGATGAGTACGACTATAGGTATAG TCGTAGACGCTCTCCATCACCTTACTACAGTCGATACAGGTCTCGCTCACGGTCTCGCTCATACAGCCCAC gACGATACTAA
- the tra2a gene encoding transformer-2 protein homolog alpha isoform X1, with amino-acid sequence MFLYKEINVHLRVFNMLVWQQGSRSPSKSDRGSPARAKSESRSGSPSPSQASKPSESRSRSRSKSRSRSRRRSNRRYSRSRSRSYSHRRKSRSRSYSPEYRRRRSQSTSPMSNRRRHAGSRSHDFTKEGYSHGGDADVRANPDPSTCLGVFGLSLYTTERDLREVFSRYGPLAGVNVVYDQRTGRSRGFAFVYFERLEDSKEAMERVNGMELDGRRIRVDYSITKRPHTPTPGIYMGRPTHNGGGGGGGGGGGSSSSRRGRDSYYDRSYDRYDRYDEYDYRYSRRRSPSPYYSRYRSRSRSRSYSPRRY; translated from the exons atgtttttgtataaagaaataaatgtccATTTGAGAGTTTTTAACATGCTGGTTTGGCAACAGGGTTCACGCTCCCCGTCTAAATCGGATCGTGGGAGTCCAGCTCGGGCCAAGTCGGAGAGTAGGTCTGGCTCCCCTAGCCCATCACAGGCCTCCAAACCCTCAGAGTCCAGATCACGCTCTCGATCAAAATCAAG GTCCCGCTCTAGGCGGCGCTCAAATCGCCGGTACAGCCGCTCACGCTCTCGGTCCTATTCCCACCGCAGGAAGTCCCGCTCGCGTTCCTACAGCCCTGAATATCGCCGCAGGAGGAGCCAAAGTACTTCCCCTATGTCAAACCGGCGGCGCCACGCTGGTAGCAGG AGCCATGACTTCACAAAAGAAGGATACAGTCATGGTGGTGATGCTGATGTTAGG GCAAACCCTGACCCCAGCACATGTTTGGGAGTGTTTGGCTTGAGCCTGTACACGACTGAGCGTGACCTGAGGGAGGTGTTCTCTCGCTATGGTCCTCTGGCTGGGGTCAATGTAGTGTACGACCAGCGCACGGGGCGCTCTCGTGGCTTTGCCTTCGTTTATTTTGAGAGACTTGAGGACTCTAAGGAG GCAATGGAGCGGGTCAATGGCATGGAACTGGATGGAAGGCGTATCAGAGTAGATTATTCCATTACTAAGCGTCCCCATACCCCAACACCCGGAATCTACATGGGCCGACCAACTCA cAACggtggagggggtgggggtggcggcggtggtggcagcagcagcagcaggagggggAGAGACTCATATTATGACCGCAGCTATGACCGCTACGACAGATATGATGAGTACGACTATAGGTATAG TCGTAGACGCTCTCCATCACCTTACTACAGTCGATACAGGTCTCGCTCACGGTCTCGCTCATACAGCCCAC gACGATACTAA
- the tra2a gene encoding transformer-2 protein homolog alpha isoform X2, which yields MSDIEDGNYEERGSRSPSKSDRGSPARAKSESRSGSPSPSQASKPSESRSRSRSKSRSRSRRRSNRRYSRSRSRSYSHRRKSRSRSYSPEYRRRRSQSTSPMSNRRRHAGSRSHDFTKEGYSHGGDADVRANPDPSTCLGVFGLSLYTTERDLREVFSRYGPLAGVNVVYDQRTGRSRGFAFVYFERLEDSKEAMERVNGMELDGRRIRVDYSITKRPHTPTPGIYMGRPTHNGGGGGGGGGGGSSSSRRGRDSYYDRSYDRYDRYDEYDYRYSRRRSPSPYYSRYRSRSRSRSYSPRRY from the exons GGTTCACGCTCCCCGTCTAAATCGGATCGTGGGAGTCCAGCTCGGGCCAAGTCGGAGAGTAGGTCTGGCTCCCCTAGCCCATCACAGGCCTCCAAACCCTCAGAGTCCAGATCACGCTCTCGATCAAAATCAAG GTCCCGCTCTAGGCGGCGCTCAAATCGCCGGTACAGCCGCTCACGCTCTCGGTCCTATTCCCACCGCAGGAAGTCCCGCTCGCGTTCCTACAGCCCTGAATATCGCCGCAGGAGGAGCCAAAGTACTTCCCCTATGTCAAACCGGCGGCGCCACGCTGGTAGCAGG AGCCATGACTTCACAAAAGAAGGATACAGTCATGGTGGTGATGCTGATGTTAGG GCAAACCCTGACCCCAGCACATGTTTGGGAGTGTTTGGCTTGAGCCTGTACACGACTGAGCGTGACCTGAGGGAGGTGTTCTCTCGCTATGGTCCTCTGGCTGGGGTCAATGTAGTGTACGACCAGCGCACGGGGCGCTCTCGTGGCTTTGCCTTCGTTTATTTTGAGAGACTTGAGGACTCTAAGGAG GCAATGGAGCGGGTCAATGGCATGGAACTGGATGGAAGGCGTATCAGAGTAGATTATTCCATTACTAAGCGTCCCCATACCCCAACACCCGGAATCTACATGGGCCGACCAACTCA cAACggtggagggggtgggggtggcggcggtggtggcagcagcagcagcaggagggggAGAGACTCATATTATGACCGCAGCTATGACCGCTACGACAGATATGATGAGTACGACTATAGGTATAG TCGTAGACGCTCTCCATCACCTTACTACAGTCGATACAGGTCTCGCTCACGGTCTCGCTCATACAGCCCAC gACGATACTAA
- the tra2a gene encoding transformer-2 protein homolog alpha isoform X5 has protein sequence MSNRRRHAGSRSHDFTKEGYSHGGDADVRANPDPSTCLGVFGLSLYTTERDLREVFSRYGPLAGVNVVYDQRTGRSRGFAFVYFERLEDSKEAMERVNGMELDGRRIRVDYSITKRPHTPTPGIYMGRPTHNGGGGGGGGGGGSSSSRRGRDSYYDRSYDRYDRYDEYDYRYSRRRSPSPYYSRYRSRSRSRSYSPRRY, from the exons ATGTCAAACCGGCGGCGCCACGCTGGTAGCAGG AGCCATGACTTCACAAAAGAAGGATACAGTCATGGTGGTGATGCTGATGTTAGG GCAAACCCTGACCCCAGCACATGTTTGGGAGTGTTTGGCTTGAGCCTGTACACGACTGAGCGTGACCTGAGGGAGGTGTTCTCTCGCTATGGTCCTCTGGCTGGGGTCAATGTAGTGTACGACCAGCGCACGGGGCGCTCTCGTGGCTTTGCCTTCGTTTATTTTGAGAGACTTGAGGACTCTAAGGAG GCAATGGAGCGGGTCAATGGCATGGAACTGGATGGAAGGCGTATCAGAGTAGATTATTCCATTACTAAGCGTCCCCATACCCCAACACCCGGAATCTACATGGGCCGACCAACTCA cAACggtggagggggtgggggtggcggcggtggtggcagcagcagcagcaggagggggAGAGACTCATATTATGACCGCAGCTATGACCGCTACGACAGATATGATGAGTACGACTATAGGTATAG TCGTAGACGCTCTCCATCACCTTACTACAGTCGATACAGGTCTCGCTCACGGTCTCGCTCATACAGCCCAC gACGATACTAA